The sequence ACAGGTGGGACGACTCTATCTATAATAAGGTAAAAGCAATGCGGTATTTCTCCATCATTCGCAGAAATGGTGGCCATGTTCCTACTTTGAAAGAATTGCCGCAATCAAAGAAAAAGGAATTGATTAAGCAATCTAAAGAATATTTCTGGTGTATCAGTGAATCGATGAACAATACTAAAAAGAAGAGGATGTTCCGAAGAGAATTTATGGGCTACTACTACGAGCGTATGGCAGCTATCAGCAGGTTTATCGTTCAGGCAATTCCGGCATTGGGTGACGAAAGAAATAATATGAGTATTGAACAACTCTGTGGTTTGTTTAAGTCAGACCTATTTAGCCCAGAAACAATCACATCGTATGCTGATGAGCATACGAATGGGGCAAAGTATTTCTGCGATTTACTGGAGATGGAAGATATCAATACCAGATTAGATAGAATGGTAGTGGTTCTAACAACAGGAGAATATCATAAAGAACTGACGGAAGACGAACAACGCTTATGCAAGCTTCTTATTGGCAATTGTAAATCAAGCAACATCCTCTTGGCTACAGACCCCTCATTAGGCAGACAAGTCCGTATCGACTATGCTACGTTTAATTTAAAATATCCATTAGTAAAATAATATGGGAAAAAGGAAAGTGAGAAATGATGACTATATTAATAGTTTTCCAATAAGTGAGGTCTGGGGGACTTATCACTATTTGGCACGAGAGATTGCTCCTCGATTGAAAGCTTTCAAGGCTCTTGATAAACATGGATGGCCAGAAGATTTCGAGAGCCAGGAGGATTGGAATAAGGCTATTCAGAAGATGATTGATGCTTTTGATTTGGTGAAGTACTATTCTCCGTCTTATGAAGAAGATATACGGATTGTTGAACAAGGGGTGGAATTGTTCTGCAAGTATTATCGTGATTTGTCGGATTAACAATATTGATTCTATATGAAAAGGAAGAAGAAAGATGACTCCGCTGAGAACTGGAGTTACAAGAATGACTTTCCAATAGAGGAAGTCTGGAACACAGACAATTATTTGGCTGGGGTGATTGCTGCTAGATTAAAAGCATTCAAAGCTCTCGACAAGCATGGCTATTGTCCTGCGTTTAAGGGAATGGCAGAATGGAACAAGGCCATTCAGAAGATGATTGATGCATTCGAGTTACTGAAGCATATAACAACATTCAGTGAAGAAGAAGAAAAGACCATTGAGGAAGGACTTGAATTGTTCTGCAAGCATTATCGAAATTTATGGGATTAACTAATCGTGTTATTATGGACAACAATGTAGATGTTATAGAGAGGGAGATCTTTCTAAAATATAATGATTATCGCTGTTATAACTCTGATAATGATGTGCTTTTGTCCCTACGAAAAGGCATCATCAACAAGCAGATTCTGGCAAATCAAAAAGAGCTATTACCTGATATTATCGCCTTTAATGATGCACTGCGTGAGGCACTTCGTGACATGTACGATCGAGCTCATCGTATCTGGGATAAGATGATAAACATCATAGATGAGGGTGATGGCGAAGAGATGGAGCTTACTGCTAAAATATATCTCGACACAGACTATCCGGCTTTGCATCCTATACAAGGTGATGATAGGCAGGATTTGTGGTACGCACTGTGTGATGATGATCTGAATCCTATGTATGCTGATGGCATTTCTGTGCTGACTCTGACATTCCCCAGGGATGAGGGCTATACTTTTGATACGTTCATAGGTATGGATTGCCCTCCACCTAATTGGAATGAAGGTCTTGACCCTGAGTTGACAAAGGACTTGCACCTCATCAGCCAATTCCACAATCTCTTTCAGCATATGTTGTTTGCCATTACTGATTTCATCTATGTAAGGAAGTTCAAGACGGAGATTAATATTGAAATTATACAGTAAATAAACAATAAATGTTTTTGGTAATTTAAAAGAAATGATTACCTTTGCACACGAAGTTGAGTCATGAAATGGCTGGTGACCCATCTTCGGGTGCTCATTGAAAGCAATTTATAGCAGAACGTGGAATTGAGAACGGTCTCCAATCCGTAACCCAGAAAATCCTCAAATCCCCAGACTGCCTCTATTTAAAGAAATCCTGCAAATTCTTGCAAAGTTACAAAAAAACCTTGTAACAGCAAAGCGATTTTGGAAGATTAACGCAATTCGGCCTAAAATAAAGGCAAGACGGGGAAGAATGAAGAAGTATTTTGGATGGAAGTTTACCTAATGTGGCAAGTATAACATTAATTCCATGATTAACAAGCCTTGCAAATGATAGTTTTTGAGTAAAAACTTGTTGTTATCAAAAAAAAGTGTGTATATTTGCACTCATGAATGCTAATGACCAGAATATCACATATACCTTTTATAAATTGGGGCCAAGTTTTATTACGTGGTTCTATCCTTTTGCATACTATATAGGTAGAAAGAACAGATTATTGATTAATTTTGCAAACGCAATATGGCAACAGACAAACAGAAACTACAGATGAGTGAAGATTTTGACTCTTTGGTCAGACGTATACAGAACACGAGCGATGTCCTGCAACAAGACGCTCGATTGGTCATCAATCGGAATGTCACCACACGTGCGTGGCTGACAGGTTTTTATATTGTGGAATACGAACAGCACGGAAAGGATCGTGCAAAGTATGGCGATAAACTGCTAAAACGTTTGGCTGAACAATTAGATGACAAAAGCTTCAGCCTTGCCAGTCTGAAGAATTATAGGCAATTCTATCTTTATTATCCTGAGATAGCACGACCTATAGCAGACTATTTACAGCATAAGACACAAAAAAGCCAATCACTGATTAGCCTTTTTCAACAGATAGGAAATCAGAGACTTATAAAAAGCCAATCACTGATTAGCCTTTCTGATGGATTACAATCAGATATTGTTTCTGAGGATGGATTTGCTATTAAAGCGGCAAATGGGAATGTGATGGCTGCTCCTGATATGGTATTTAATAGATTATCTTTCACACATATAGCGCAGTTGATACACTTGAATGACCCTCAGAAACGAGCATTTTATGCCATCGAAGCCATGCGTGGACCATGGAGTGTGAGAGAACTTCAGCGGCAGATAGACAGCAATTACTACGAACGTAGCGGGTGGAGTAAGAAACCAGAACTGTTGGCAAGCAAAGTCAATGACAAAATAGAGAGACCTACTTTCAGAGGAGAACTGAAATCGCATTATGTATTTGAGTTTTTAGGGCTATACGCAAAAGATACTATCGAGGAAGATGTATTGGAGCAAAGCCTCATTGACCATCTGGAAGAATTCTTGTTAGAGCTGGGCATGGGATTCTGTTTGGAGGCACGACAGAAGAAACTGCTTATCGACGATCGTTACTTCAAGGCAGACTTGGTGTTTTACCACAGGATATTGAAATGTCACTGTATCGTGGAATTGAAAGGGCATCGTTTGGATTATGCGGATGTTGCTCAGTTGAATATGTATATAGAGTATTATCGCAAGAACTATATGCAACCTGAAGACAATCCCCCTGTAGGTCTGCTCCTCTGCACAGAGTACGGACAAGAAATGGTTGAATACTTATCACCATTCGTGGATCCTCAGTTGTTTGTAGCACAATACGAACTTCAACTGCCCAGCAAGGAGAAGATGAAGGAATTCCTGTTGAGAGAAAACAGAGGATAATTTTTTTTTGAGATTTACAAGCCTTGCAAACGGAAATCGCTTGCAAGGTTTGTATTATGGTAATAGGACGTAATTGATCGTCACATTGTAACTTTGTAACAATGTAACATTAAGGTGGTGGTAGTTTGGGTGGGGAATGGTATAAGAATATATAATAATTATAATTATTATATATTTATAGTGGGGTAGGCTGCAATTTGGATGGGGCTTAATGTTGCAAAGTGGCAAAGTGGCGATGTGGCAACCGAAAAATGCGCATCCTGGACGTTATTGGCGAGAGGTAATCTTTGAGGGTCGAAAATTACGGCTTCGAGCATCGTATATTACGGCTCGTTCATTTTCATCAAATTCGTGCTGAAAATCGCGATTAAGCGAGAACAGGGTCATGCTCGCATGAATTCTGTCGAGCGTGAGCGATTTCGATGAATTCTTCATCAAAATCGGGCCAATTGGAGGGCCGAAATTTGGAGGCGCACGAAAAATGTTGTACCTTTGTACTCGCAAACAAGAAGCGGGAGGTCGGTCACCCGATGTAGTTGGCCGCAAAGTATCTAATACCATGTAAAACACACATTTTAAAATTATGGCAAAGATTTTGTACGAAGTAAAGCAGAACACTAACAGCGTATCGAGTGCCTTCGGCAAGTGGTTCGCAATCATCAAGAACCTGGAAACGCTGAACACACGCAAGTTGGCTGCTCACATCTCGGAGCACGGCTCTATCTACACCCCCGACGTGGTGTACGGCGTGCTGGAGAAGTTCCGCTCGTGTCTCATCGAGATGCTGTTGGAGAGTAAGAAGGTGAAGATTGATGGCCTTGGCACATTCTACTGCACCTTGGAGAACCAGAAGAACGGCGCGGTGAAAAAGGATGAGTTTAACGTTGGCAAGCATCTGAAGGCGCTGCACATCCGATTCCTGCCCGAGCAGGCTGCCGAGGAGAATATCTCGTCGAGGGAGTTCCTGAAGAAGGCCGAGTTTATCAACGTCGAGAGTCTGTTAAAGGGTGAGTCGGATGACAAGCCAGCTGGCGGCGGTGCGAGCGGTGGAAACACCTCTGGTAGCGGCAGCGGTCAGAACACCGGCGGCAACCAGGGCGGTGGCAGCCATGAGCCCATCGGCGACTAAGGGCTGGGGCGAAAGCCCCACCCAACTTTAAATGTAAAAATGCAAAAATGTAAAAATTGAGTTATGAGTAAGAAAGAAACGATTAAGTTTGTGGCGCAGCTGATAGCATCGATTGCTACGGCAATCATCACGGCGCTGGGCACAACCTCGTGCATGGGGTATTGAGCAAAAACAGGGGCCGAAAAGCGAATGGCTTGGGGAGGGGAAACCGATGTTTCTCCTTCCCTGTTTTTTTTAGATGTAAAACTCTGAAGGGTCGACCAGTCCGGCACGGATGGCATACTTAATGAGTTCGTGGGCTGTGTTGATGCCCAGTTTGCGGAAGATATTCTTGCGGTGGGTGGTGATGGTGTGGATGCTCGAAAAACGCTCTTCGGCAATCTCCTTGGTGGTTTTACCTTGGGCGATGGCTTTTACGATTTCGGCTTCGGTGGCGGTTAGAATGTCAGGCTTTTCCTCGTCGTTCTGCTGTGAGATAATCACTTCGAGCGCACGCTGACTGATAAAACGCTGATGGTGACTTACAGCGTGCAGGGCATCGCGCACGTCCTTCATCGGTCCGTCCTTAAATACTATGCTGAACTGATGCGATGAATAGATGACGCGACGCAGGAATTGAGGCGTCAGCTCATCGCTGATGAGCAGCCATTGCGATAAGGCAAAGCGTTCGCTTACAATCAGCAACTGGTCTTCGTCGGCAAAATCAAACAGGGTATAGTCGAGTATCACCACAGCATGCTCGTGCTCCTTTAGCTTGGCAACCAGACTTGTTTTGTCTGATGCTCGGTATATCTGGTTCTCGTCGTTCTGCTTGAGCAGACTTTCGATTGCAAACCTTGTTATTTCCTGATTATCTGCTATTATATACTTTGCCATAACTGTTCCGATTTTGGGTGCAAAGATACAAAGAATAGATATAACCTCCAAATATCTGGCGATATTTAGATAATATATCTATAAACGTGGCGTTAATTGATGTTTTTTGCTGGATTCGAAGCCTGTTTGCCTATTTCGTAGAATAATATTCTATATCTTCTATCACCAGACCTGCCAACATAAAACCAAAGATAGCGGTGATATGAGCAAGCGTACCATTGATCTGGGCTTTAGAAGAGCACCACTCGTGGTTCAACAGACTCTTGTCGCCTGGACCATTCTGGGCTTTGGGGCACATGCACTTCTCGGTGCCACAGGTGGCATTATGCCCCCGGTTCTCCAGTAGCTCGTCGCTATAAACGCACTGGAACTTTCGCTTAGGGAATTGCTTCTGCGACTTGAATTTCTTTCTAAGTGCGCGGGCCAGTGGATCGCCCTGTACCTTCCAGAACTCTGTAACTTTGATACGGGTAGGATCCAGCTTTAAGGCAGCTCCCATTGATGAGAACAGTTTGGCATTAGTACGACAAGCCAGGAGAATAAGCGTAGCCTTATCTTTCAGCGAATCGATGGCATCGATGATGTAGTCGTAGGTGTCGAGTTCGAACTCATCTGCATTCTCTGCCGTGAAAACCTTTTGTAGGGCATTAATCTCTACTGAAGGGTTGATTGTTAGCAAGCGCTCTTTCAGTGCATCTACCTTTACCTGACCGACGGTCTTTGTGGTAGCCATCAGCTGGCGGTTGATGTTGGTGATACAAACGCGGTCGCTATCCACAATCGTCAAATGCCTGATACCACTACGTACCAGACTCTCTGCGCACCATGAACCAACACCTCCCACGCCAAAGATAATCACCCTTTTCTGGGCGATGCGCTCCATAGATTCATTGCCTAAAAGCAGTTCGGAGCGACGGAATATTGCATCATCTGTTGCCATATCGTTATATTTTGGCTGCAAAATTAACATATTTCCTGCAAATAAATAACAAAATAGGTCGAAAAATACCAATATACCATCAATGTGGTATATGGAATGCCATAGGGTAGGGATTGTGGGGATGGAGAAAACGCCGTACCTTTGCACCCAGAAACATTAATTAATTATTTAAAGGGTTATAAAGGTATGAAAAGAACAATGCGAATGCGTATGCAAGATGTTTGTTGTTGTCGCCAGATGATGATGACAATGATGATGAAGGAGGGTATATATATAATAGGTATAAACAAAATTAAAAAGAAGCAATATGAAAAAGATAGCATTAACAATAGCAGTATTATTCAGTATCAGCATCAGCAATATTTGGGCTGAAGGTAACGGTGTGAACGACGTTAACGAAGTTAAAGGCACCAACAATACAACCGTACGCACCATTAAGGCACCACGCTTTGCGCGTCCATTGGTCGAAAAGTGGATTAAAGAATACGCAAAAACACAACCAGGCGTAGAGTTCCAGATTGCAAAGGGACAAGGTAATTCCGACCTGAATGTAGTACTTGATGATAAAAACTTTAGCCAGATTGTTTATTTCGGAGAGACAGCCGTGCTGCCTATCACCGCACGTAGCTCTGAGGCAGCCCGACTGCTCGAAGGTAAACACTTGAACAACAAGAAACTAAAGCAGCTTTATTTCCTGAATGAGGATTTTGACGAGGAAGTAAAGAAGAACAAGGCTTTCGAAACCATCACTGTTTATAGCGGCAGCAATGCCACATCGGTAGCTTCGTCGTTCGCTCACAATTTTGGCGAGGAGAGCAGCAATTTCCGTGGCAAGCGTATATCAGGCGACGACCTGTTTTTGAACACCGCTTTGGCAAAGGATCCTCTGGGCGTGTCGTTCAACGCACTTCCTAATATCTTTGATCTGAAGAGCCGCCACCTGAAAGAAGATCTCTCGCTGGTAGGTCTTGACGTGAAGAAGGACTTGGCCAACAGTTTCAGCGATAACGGCACACTCGACGAACTGCTTACAGCACTCGAGAATAGTAAGGAGTCGGAGGTTGCTATCGAGAAAGTCGGCATCAGTGTGAACAATGCCGACGACGAGGTGAACAAGTTCTTGGAATGGGTGCTGGCACAGGGCACCAAGTACAACCACGAATATGGATTGTTGAATCTTAAATAAATAGTAGTATTAGTCTTATGGGAAAAAGATTGTTAGTTGCAACGCTTGTTGCAATAGGGCCCTTAGTGGCCTTTGCGCAGAACCTGATTACCGGACACATCACAGACGTTCGCACCGGCGAGCCGCTGATTGGTGCTTCGGTGATAGTGAAAACTGATAAGGGACGAGGTGTGGTGACCGATGTGGATGGTAACTTTAAGCTTGAGACAAAGGTAGAAGCCCCACTGACCCTGAAAGTAGAATACGTAGGCTATCGTGCCCTCGATGTAGATGTTTACGATTTCGATGAGCCAGTAGAGATAGCCCTGATTGATAACTCGAACCGTCTGGACGAGGT is a genomic window of Xylanibacter ruminicola 23 containing:
- a CDS encoding DUF6557 family protein, which translates into the protein MTFKELLNSVTFEEVAPCLLHLHPDAEGNLKWYKIHFDMLRQMTPKHHDDANSDVCNITMEKWREGKMILDAHPMEGDLWEHSLTKEIILAPDVEATNAELAACCIWHTSFYGFVDKQAQECLRFDEDDLDIKDRWDDSIYNKVKAMRYFSIIRRNGGHVPTLKELPQSKKKELIKQSKEYFWCISESMNNTKKKRMFRREFMGYYYERMAAISRFIVQAIPALGDERNNMSIEQLCGLFKSDLFSPETITSYADEHTNGAKYFCDLLEMEDINTRLDRMVVVLTTGEYHKELTEDEQRLCKLLIGNCKSSNILLATDPSLGRQVRIDYATFNLKYPLVK
- a CDS encoding YhcG family protein, yielding MATDKQKLQMSEDFDSLVRRIQNTSDVLQQDARLVINRNVTTRAWLTGFYIVEYEQHGKDRAKYGDKLLKRLAEQLDDKSFSLASLKNYRQFYLYYPEIARPIADYLQHKTQKSQSLISLFQQIGNQRLIKSQSLISLSDGLQSDIVSEDGFAIKAANGNVMAAPDMVFNRLSFTHIAQLIHLNDPQKRAFYAIEAMRGPWSVRELQRQIDSNYYERSGWSKKPELLASKVNDKIERPTFRGELKSHYVFEFLGLYAKDTIEEDVLEQSLIDHLEEFLLELGMGFCLEARQKKLLIDDRYFKADLVFYHRILKCHCIVELKGHRLDYADVAQLNMYIEYYRKNYMQPEDNPPVGLLLCTEYGQEMVEYLSPFVDPQLFVAQYELQLPSKEKMKEFLLRENRG
- a CDS encoding smalltalk protein, with the protein product MSKKETIKFVAQLIASIATAIITALGTTSCMGY
- a CDS encoding helix-turn-helix transcriptional regulator; translated protein: MAKYIIADNQEITRFAIESLLKQNDENQIYRASDKTSLVAKLKEHEHAVVILDYTLFDFADEDQLLIVSERFALSQWLLISDELTPQFLRRVIYSSHQFSIVFKDGPMKDVRDALHAVSHHQRFISQRALEVIISQQNDEEKPDILTATEAEIVKAIAQGKTTKEIAEERFSSIHTITTHRKNIFRKLGINTAHELIKYAIRAGLVDPSEFYI
- a CDS encoding ThiF family adenylyltransferase translates to MATDDAIFRRSELLLGNESMERIAQKRVIIFGVGGVGSWCAESLVRSGIRHLTIVDSDRVCITNINRQLMATTKTVGQVKVDALKERLLTINPSVEINALQKVFTAENADEFELDTYDYIIDAIDSLKDKATLILLACRTNAKLFSSMGAALKLDPTRIKVTEFWKVQGDPLARALRKKFKSQKQFPKRKFQCVYSDELLENRGHNATCGTEKCMCPKAQNGPGDKSLLNHEWCSSKAQINGTLAHITAIFGFMLAGLVIEDIEYYSTK